The nucleotide window TTTTATTGTGTCTGGAAGTCCTTAAGATTAATTTTAATAATCATCTGCCAATGCACGGAACCAGTCGACAGCAGTTTTCCCATGCACCATAAAGAAAGGATTGAGTATTTCATCTTTGGTGTTGTAACGTAGCGGACTGCCATCGAGTTTTTCAACCGCGCCACCGGCGGCTTCTACCACAGCTTGTGCGGCGGCGGTGTCCCATTCCGAGGTTGGCCCAAGACGCGGATAACAATCCGCCAGACCTTCGGCCACCAGACAAAACTTTAACGAACTTCCCATGGCCACTGTCTTATGCTCCCCAAGCTTGGCCAGATATTGTTTTAAGCCCTCACTTTGGTGTGA belongs to Gammaproteobacteria bacterium and includes:
- a CDS encoding 3'(2'),5'-bisphosphate nucleotidase CysQ, which encodes SHQSEGLKQYLAKLGEHKTVAMGSSLKFCLVAEGLADCYPRLGPTSEWDTAAAQAVVEAAGGAVEKLDGSPLRYNTKDEILNPFFMVHGKTAVDWFRALADDY